In uncultured Desulfobacter sp., one DNA window encodes the following:
- a CDS encoding MaoC family dehydratase yields MSDEKRCQEFLNFIKPQLGQEIHVGPWLEVDQKRINDFAAVTGDVQWIHTDVERAPKESPYKSTIAHGYLTLSLLPYLTESNHPDFFQKNYPGMKYRVNYGLNRLRYPSAVKAGSKIRARTTIQQVEEVKGGIQICYLITVDIEGGDKPACVVEFLARLYP; encoded by the coding sequence ATGAGCGATGAGAAAAGATGTCAGGAATTTTTAAATTTTATTAAACCTCAGCTTGGTCAAGAGATTCATGTGGGCCCCTGGCTCGAGGTTGACCAGAAACGAATCAATGATTTTGCGGCCGTTACCGGTGATGTGCAATGGATTCATACGGATGTTGAGCGCGCCCCAAAAGAGTCTCCTTATAAATCAACAATTGCTCACGGGTATTTGACATTGTCTCTATTGCCCTATTTAACCGAAAGCAATCACCCTGATTTTTTCCAAAAAAATTATCCCGGCATGAAGTATCGGGTAAACTATGGTCTTAACCGGCTTCGTTACCCCTCTGCAGTTAAAGCCGGATCCAAAATTCGGGCAAGAACGACAATCCAACAAGTAGAAGAGGTAAAGGGCGGCATACAAATCTGTTATCTGATTACCGTTGATATTGAAGGCGGTGATAAGCCGGCTTGTGTTGTCGAATTTCTGGCACGTCTTTATCCTTAG
- a CDS encoding TonB-dependent receptor, with product MAKNTMHLLIKRMLLVIVVIATVPAACFSEEETVYQLPETVVKGSFEEQDFIGPLFTETSTKTKVTEKGINALGPSSTMSVHKAISLIPSVNQQSVDPSGLADISNYHESFRFRGVEATGGGNPSTPVNVEGVPVSGRPGGGVTIYDMENFDTISIYKGGVPADQGFGLTNIGGKIDMEVKRPVDEFNFKLKQVMGSEDFRRTFLRLDTGKFPTETNGFISYSNTSADKWKGQGESDRDNAMLGLSQRIGSKLKIEAFSIYNNSEVNTYRTLSYTQADSLSNNYDFDFTNDKNDYFYYGYNKAEFEDYNVFGKIEYRFDDNSTLLFKPFYWNDQGSYMETITMKNGNNRIREWDIDHDMSGFLSQYSTRIQSVDLTAGFFNLQQERPGPPTSWKLYKVSSGKLVFDKWQALSDSSKHRQNTPFISGKYAKGRFTLQGGVKYLRYTMPSIKTYNTAGIGDVSYETAIDSATSIDEDACADSRDFNKLLPNLGVNYKINEDLSTYVSYGRNYGMSVSLYPYFISQKQSFYAKGITLQDLWDKQELETVDNFDIGLRYITDKLYVVPTLYYARHKNKAATYYDPSLAVSYPSTNAKAEAYGFELEAGALVSENLSLYGSFSYNRFFFTQDIFNSDGSVNAVDGEQVPDAPEFLCKAIASYRIGKFVLSPIVKYTSSRYGDIEHDEKIDGAVIFDFDLTYKAGAFPKMKIKDLDFSLTVNNIFDKEYISIINTTDYKTLGSTYQTGAPFTVYASASVTF from the coding sequence ATGGCAAAAAATACAATGCATCTTTTAATAAAGCGCATGCTTTTGGTTATAGTGGTTATTGCGACGGTTCCAGCTGCCTGCTTTTCAGAAGAAGAAACCGTTTATCAACTTCCAGAGACGGTTGTAAAGGGGTCGTTTGAGGAACAGGACTTTATAGGTCCGCTTTTCACCGAGACCAGCACAAAAACAAAGGTTACGGAAAAGGGAATCAATGCCTTGGGGCCTTCTTCCACCATGTCCGTCCATAAAGCCATAAGCCTTATTCCGTCCGTAAATCAACAAAGTGTGGATCCAAGCGGGCTTGCCGATATCAGCAATTATCATGAATCTTTCAGATTCAGAGGGGTTGAAGCCACTGGCGGCGGAAATCCTTCAACCCCTGTCAATGTAGAGGGTGTCCCTGTGAGCGGTAGACCCGGGGGAGGGGTAACCATATATGACATGGAAAATTTTGATACAATATCCATCTACAAAGGCGGCGTGCCGGCGGACCAGGGCTTTGGCCTGACAAATATCGGCGGAAAAATCGACATGGAAGTAAAAAGGCCTGTTGATGAATTTAATTTTAAACTCAAACAGGTAATGGGAAGTGAAGATTTCAGGCGGACTTTTCTTCGCCTTGATACGGGCAAATTCCCAACTGAAACCAACGGCTTTATCTCATACTCCAACACCAGTGCCGATAAGTGGAAAGGACAAGGGGAGTCTGACCGGGACAACGCAATGCTTGGGCTGTCTCAGCGAATCGGCAGCAAACTGAAGATAGAAGCGTTTTCAATCTATAACAATTCCGAAGTAAATACTTACAGAACCCTGAGTTACACACAGGCAGATTCTTTAAGCAACAATTATGATTTTGATTTTACCAATGATAAAAACGACTATTTTTATTACGGGTATAACAAGGCGGAGTTTGAGGATTATAACGTTTTCGGCAAGATTGAATACCGTTTCGATGATAATTCCACGTTGCTGTTCAAGCCGTTCTACTGGAATGACCAGGGCAGTTACATGGAAACAATAACAATGAAAAATGGGAATAACCGCATCAGAGAGTGGGATATTGATCATGATATGAGCGGGTTTTTAAGCCAGTATTCAACCCGTATACAATCCGTTGACCTGACCGCCGGTTTTTTTAATCTTCAGCAGGAAAGGCCGGGGCCGCCAACTTCATGGAAATTATATAAAGTGTCGTCAGGTAAACTTGTATTCGACAAATGGCAGGCCCTGTCCGACAGCTCCAAGCACCGCCAGAATACCCCTTTTATTTCGGGCAAATATGCCAAAGGACGATTTACGCTTCAGGGCGGCGTCAAATACCTCAGATATACCATGCCGTCCATAAAGACCTATAATACAGCCGGCATCGGAGATGTCAGTTATGAAACTGCGATTGACTCGGCCACATCCATTGATGAAGATGCCTGTGCGGATTCCAGGGATTTCAACAAGCTGCTTCCCAACCTGGGGGTCAATTACAAGATCAATGAGGATCTCAGCACCTACGTCTCCTATGGCCGAAACTATGGCATGAGTGTAAGTCTTTACCCCTATTTTATTTCCCAGAAACAGTCCTTTTACGCAAAAGGAATTACCCTGCAGGATCTATGGGATAAACAGGAGCTGGAAACCGTTGACAATTTCGACATTGGATTAAGATACATTACAGACAAACTGTATGTGGTGCCCACGCTCTATTACGCCCGCCATAAAAATAAAGCCGCAACCTACTATGACCCTTCTTTGGCGGTTTCATATCCATCCACCAATGCAAAGGCCGAAGCATACGGATTTGAATTGGAGGCCGGGGCACTGGTATCCGAAAATTTGTCCCTTTACGGCTCCTTTTCCTATAACCGATTCTTTTTTACACAAGATATTTTTAACAGTGACGGCTCCGTTAATGCCGTTGACGGGGAGCAGGTTCCCGATGCACCGGAATTTTTATGCAAGGCAATTGCAAGCTACCGCATAGGTAAATTTGTTCTTTCGCCGATTGTTAAATACACATCCAGTAGATATGGGGACATTGAACACGACGAGAAAATTGACGGTGCCGTGATATTTGACTTTGATTTGACTTATAAGGCCGGTGCTTTCCCGAAGATGAAAATTAAAGATCTTGATTTTTCTTTGACGGTCAATAATATTTTTGACAAGGAATATATCAGCATAATCAATACCACTGACTACAAAACACTGGGCTCCACCTACCAAACCGGCGCACCGTTTACGGTTTATGCGTCTGCGTCTGTTACTTTCTAA
- a CDS encoding ABC transporter substrate-binding protein produces the protein MKAYIKFKVFFIATVVFIWGTGFCHAGLITDMHGRKVEVPDEIHTVFGTSPPVSYMLYAIAPELVAGLNFPFREKEKQYLPVRLQTLPVVGGWFGQGRKPNLETLMQVNPDIILAWYMKNSPVSRKAEEMLVPLGFRLVYISLDKLEDYPETFRFLGRLLYREKRAAALADYAQETIDRIKAVRDAIPESDKVSVYYAEGLDGLSTECDASVHAELLGLCGGKNVHICPSRTIYGMEKVSIEQVMHYAPEVIVSYEHRFYDAIFHDSRWQNIPAVQSKRVYQIPSASLNWFDRPPSFMRLLGGQMVAQQVIS, from the coding sequence ATGAAAGCATACATAAAATTTAAGGTCTTTTTCATTGCAACGGTTGTCTTTATATGGGGGACTGGTTTTTGTCATGCAGGATTGATTACGGATATGCATGGTCGAAAGGTTGAGGTGCCTGATGAGATCCATACGGTATTTGGCACCAGCCCCCCTGTCTCCTATATGCTTTATGCCATTGCACCGGAACTGGTTGCAGGTCTTAATTTCCCCTTCAGGGAAAAGGAGAAACAATATCTGCCGGTCCGTTTGCAAACGCTTCCGGTGGTCGGCGGATGGTTTGGCCAGGGACGGAAACCCAACCTGGAAACGCTGATGCAGGTAAATCCTGATATTATTCTGGCATGGTATATGAAAAATTCTCCTGTTAGCCGTAAAGCAGAGGAGATGCTCGTTCCCTTAGGGTTTAGGTTGGTTTACATCTCTTTGGACAAACTGGAAGATTATCCTGAAACCTTCCGGTTTTTGGGACGGCTGCTTTACCGCGAAAAACGGGCAGCGGCACTTGCAGACTATGCACAAGAAACCATAGATAGGATCAAGGCCGTACGAGATGCCATCCCTGAATCTGACAAGGTCTCTGTTTACTATGCCGAAGGTCTGGACGGTTTGAGTACGGAGTGTGACGCTTCTGTCCATGCCGAACTTCTTGGACTATGCGGTGGAAAAAATGTTCACATCTGCCCGTCCCGGACCATTTACGGCATGGAAAAGGTTTCCATAGAGCAGGTAATGCATTACGCCCCCGAGGTGATCGTTTCCTATGAACACAGGTTTTATGACGCAATATTTCATGATTCGCGCTGGCAAAATATTCCTGCAGTCCAAAGCAAGCGGGTTTATCAGATTCCCAGTGCCTCTCTTAACTGGTTTGACCGTCCCCCTTCCTTTATGAGGCTTCTGGGGGGCCAGATGGTTGCTCAACAAGTTATATCCTGA
- a CDS encoding ABC transporter ATP-binding protein, whose translation MSFLCIDHVTYGYGETPVLNDINLTLEKGEVVSLLGPNGSGKTTLLKVLLGLCRPQKGEVRLEGRPVRHMNAKALARRVAYVPQTHKISFAYRVIDVVLMGRMPHKPFFFRYSKQDEDQALEALEQLSIAHLKDRPYTEVSGGERQMTLIARALAQGADILVMDEPVSGLDYGNQIRLLAQIATLADNGYTFIKTTHFPEHAVWISDRVVMLKKGRLLANGDALEVVNEENLYLLYNTDIGMANLDEGLRVCVPRTMLDHVNKKKLADSFNCFTPNPLRQVYLTH comes from the coding sequence ATGAGTTTTTTATGCATTGATCATGTCACCTATGGATATGGTGAAACGCCGGTTTTAAATGATATCAACCTAACCTTGGAAAAAGGTGAAGTTGTCTCGCTGCTGGGACCCAACGGAAGCGGCAAGACTACGCTTTTGAAGGTCTTGCTGGGACTTTGCCGTCCCCAAAAAGGAGAGGTGCGCCTTGAGGGACGCCCTGTCCGGCACATGAACGCCAAGGCCTTGGCACGGCGGGTTGCCTATGTACCCCAGACCCATAAAATCTCCTTTGCCTACCGGGTGATTGATGTAGTGCTCATGGGCAGAATGCCCCATAAGCCATTCTTCTTCCGGTATTCAAAACAGGATGAGGACCAGGCCCTTGAAGCCCTGGAACAGCTTTCCATTGCTCATCTTAAGGACCGGCCCTATACCGAGGTGAGCGGCGGAGAGCGCCAGATGACTCTGATTGCCCGTGCCCTTGCCCAGGGGGCTGATATCCTTGTTATGGATGAACCTGTCAGCGGACTGGATTACGGCAATCAGATCCGCCTTCTGGCGCAGATCGCCACGCTGGCGGATAACGGCTACACCTTTATTAAAACCACCCACTTTCCCGAACATGCCGTCTGGATATCGGACCGGGTGGTCATGCTCAAAAAAGGTCGGCTCCTGGCAAACGGCGATGCCCTTGAGGTCGTCAATGAGGAAAATTTGTATCTTCTTTACAATACGGATATCGGTATGGCGAATCTTGATGAAGGCCTCAGAGTCTGTGTGCCCCGGACTATGCTCGACCACGTTAACAAAAAAAAGCTGGCGGATTCTTTCAATTGTTTTACCCCAAACCCTTTGCGGCAGGTTTATTTAACTCATTAA
- a CDS encoding iron ABC transporter permease codes for MFKKDSVLIPLLLLLLFAAAVISLCLGRYPVTWGDMYDFFSAVLSGQSLTGCRKLQILKNLFVDIRLPRIVAAMLVGASLSVSGAAFQSMFINPLVSPGLLGVLAGASFGAAFGMVVTNTWLAVQVSSVACGLIAVCAAIGMSALYRGDRLLMLILGGIISSALFTSLLSVVKYLADPYNQLPAIVYWLMGGFSAIDAKTVWGVCIPMALGIVVLISLSNYLNILSMGDEEARCLGVNVRLIRMMMILPATLISALTVALGGMIGWVGLVIPHIARLLVGPDNRKLLPASAVIGAVYLLVVDDISRLAFTVEIPIGILTSLVGIPFFALILGKSRKGWN; via the coding sequence TTGTTTAAAAAAGATTCTGTTTTGATCCCGTTACTTCTGTTGCTGCTTTTTGCCGCAGCGGTCATATCCCTCTGTCTGGGACGATATCCGGTCACATGGGGTGATATGTATGATTTTTTTTCCGCTGTTTTGTCAGGGCAAAGCCTGACAGGATGTCGAAAACTCCAGATTTTGAAAAATCTTTTTGTGGATATCCGGTTGCCGCGCATTGTTGCGGCCATGCTGGTGGGCGCCTCTCTTTCTGTGTCAGGGGCGGCGTTTCAGTCCATGTTTATAAATCCCTTGGTGTCACCAGGGCTTTTAGGGGTATTGGCCGGGGCCTCTTTTGGGGCGGCGTTCGGCATGGTGGTGACCAATACCTGGTTGGCTGTGCAGGTCAGTTCTGTGGCATGCGGGCTGATTGCCGTTTGTGCTGCCATCGGAATGTCCGCGTTGTATCGTGGGGACCGGCTGTTAATGCTCATTTTAGGCGGTATTATAAGCAGTGCGCTGTTTACATCACTTTTGTCCGTGGTGAAATATCTGGCTGATCCCTACAATCAGCTTCCTGCAATTGTTTACTGGCTCATGGGCGGTTTTTCAGCAATAGATGCAAAAACCGTCTGGGGCGTATGCATTCCCATGGCATTGGGTATTGTTGTTTTAATTTCCCTTTCAAATTATCTGAATATCTTGAGCATGGGCGATGAAGAGGCACGTTGCCTGGGGGTGAACGTGCGTTTGATTCGCATGATGATGATCCTGCCGGCCACATTGATCAGCGCCCTGACCGTGGCACTGGGTGGGATGATCGGCTGGGTGGGACTGGTCATTCCCCATATCGCCCGCTTGCTTGTGGGGCCGGACAATCGAAAGCTATTACCGGCCTCTGCTGTTATCGGTGCAGTTTACCTGCTGGTGGTGGATGACATCTCAAGGCTTGCGTTTACCGTTGAAATTCCCATTGGGATTTTAACCTCGCTGGTCGGAATCCCTTTTTTCGCCCTTATTCTGGGGAAATCAAGGAAAGGCTGGAACTAA
- a CDS encoding TonB-dependent receptor, translated as MMKEVLIVACICFALFMPENAVSQETETRKNDSKIEDMVVTATMTEKIIKDAPGSVEVITAQDICEMGADTVAQALEEATGLLMTTETGRMMRPSIRGTGNKHTLVLIDGRRMTPGFKDLTGLEQVPVDMVDHIEVVRGPVSALYGSDAIGGVVNIITKKPSKTLTLGAMAKYGRNTYGDGEEAAGSAFVGNTIGRFGFLLAGSSRDKNGYDMDGVTPDDGDDINMNSAGGRFSYQLNEGHTLLTGFEAVDRNFNGLRDLQNLDRQRDTDDRRLNCFLEYDGELTPESSLMLRANHSWHDNEITVDPPTPDIVGSIGDESNSERTLDQLEGRFSSRIFEKHVVTVGTEYIKERREDDASLDDRVETYSIYAQDEYQIFDPLYMALSARWDHYSDFGSELTPRISMTYAILDNLKLKGAWGMGFRAPGFLELYIPSYMRQGKIIYEPNADLDPESSQSYEIGIQGEYKKFQAAVTWFKTDIEDMIEAVYYTSTGSGKNKKDYYQYQNIAEASIQGVEFECSLKLSAGFTLSGNLAYLDTEDKTTGEKLAGRPDYKGSVKLAYAYLPLGIRANVRVIHVGERYYADGDADPMTIIDAYVSKQVTDRFQIFAGVDNLFNAGKDNYEEPEFFYCGMRFSY; from the coding sequence ATGATGAAAGAAGTATTGATTGTTGCTTGTATCTGTTTTGCTTTGTTTATGCCGGAAAATGCGGTATCCCAAGAAACCGAAACCCGTAAAAATGATTCAAAAATTGAAGACATGGTTGTAACGGCGACCATGACCGAAAAAATAATAAAGGATGCACCGGGCTCGGTGGAGGTGATCACAGCACAGGACATTTGTGAGATGGGTGCGGACACCGTTGCCCAAGCCCTTGAAGAGGCAACAGGCCTTTTGATGACCACGGAAACCGGGCGTATGATGCGGCCCAGTATTCGTGGTACGGGCAATAAGCACACCCTGGTATTGATAGACGGGCGACGGATGACGCCCGGGTTCAAGGATCTGACCGGACTTGAGCAGGTTCCCGTGGATATGGTTGATCATATAGAGGTGGTTCGGGGACCTGTATCTGCCCTTTACGGCAGTGATGCCATTGGCGGGGTGGTCAACATTATCACCAAGAAACCTTCAAAAACATTAACCTTGGGCGCAATGGCCAAATATGGCCGAAACACCTATGGCGACGGAGAAGAGGCGGCTGGCAGTGCATTTGTGGGCAACACAATAGGACGGTTCGGTTTTTTGCTGGCCGGAAGTTCCCGGGATAAGAACGGGTATGACATGGACGGTGTTACCCCGGATGATGGTGATGACATTAATATGAACTCTGCCGGCGGCCGGTTTTCATATCAACTCAACGAGGGACACACGCTTCTGACAGGCTTTGAGGCGGTGGACCGGAACTTCAACGGGCTCAGAGATCTTCAGAATTTAGACAGACAAAGGGATACGGACGACCGCAGGCTGAACTGTTTTCTGGAATATGACGGGGAACTCACACCTGAATCCTCCCTGATGCTGCGTGCAAATCATTCATGGCATGACAATGAAATTACGGTCGATCCGCCTACGCCTGATATTGTTGGAAGTATTGGAGACGAATCCAATTCGGAACGGACACTGGATCAGCTGGAGGGCCGGTTTAGCTCCCGGATTTTTGAAAAACATGTGGTGACTGTGGGCACCGAATATATAAAGGAGAGACGCGAAGATGATGCCTCCCTTGATGATCGTGTGGAAACCTATAGTATCTATGCCCAGGATGAGTACCAAATTTTTGATCCGCTTTACATGGCCTTGAGTGCGCGTTGGGATCATTACTCCGATTTCGGATCGGAATTGACGCCCCGAATTTCCATGACCTACGCCATTCTGGATAACTTGAAATTAAAGGGTGCGTGGGGCATGGGGTTCAGGGCTCCGGGGTTTCTTGAGCTTTATATTCCCTCCTATATGAGGCAAGGCAAGATAATCTACGAGCCTAATGCCGATCTCGACCCTGAATCTTCACAGAGTTATGAAATCGGCATCCAGGGTGAGTACAAAAAATTTCAAGCCGCCGTCACCTGGTTTAAGACCGATATTGAGGACATGATCGAAGCGGTTTACTACACCTCAACCGGTTCCGGAAAAAACAAAAAAGACTATTACCAATACCAGAATATCGCTGAAGCCTCTATACAGGGCGTTGAGTTTGAATGCAGCCTTAAACTGTCTGCGGGATTTACGTTATCCGGTAATCTGGCCTATCTGGATACCGAAGACAAAACCACCGGCGAAAAGCTGGCCGGCCGCCCGGATTACAAGGGCTCTGTAAAACTTGCCTATGCCTATCTGCCTTTGGGAATTCGCGCCAATGTTCGTGTAATCCATGTGGGTGAGCGGTACTATGCCGATGGCGATGCGGACCCGATGACCATCATTGATGCCTATGTCTCCAAACAGGTGACAGACCGTTTTCAAATCTTTGCCGGGGTGGATAATCTTTTTAACGCCGGAAAAGACAATTATGAGGAACCGGAGTTCTTTTACTGCGGCATGAGATTCAGTTATTAG
- a CDS encoding class I SAM-dependent methyltransferase — MQSHGFSKLAPVYPLIAQQIVDDYGITEGICLDIGTGPGYVGIELAKITGLEMYFIDDKQDALDKAKKNVSACGLDNKEHFTKADVCDLPFEDGFADLIVSRGSLWFWDDQIKGLQQIHRVLKFGGIAFVGGGLGRYCPSSMRMRLKGKGRKKMEKQGKGNFLKGAGLRSLLEKTGLDGCRAISDVEGEDETWIEIRK; from the coding sequence ATGCAGTCACATGGGTTTTCTAAGTTGGCTCCCGTATATCCCTTGATCGCCCAACAGATCGTGGATGACTATGGCATTACGGAAGGCATCTGTCTTGATATTGGCACAGGGCCCGGTTATGTGGGCATTGAGCTTGCCAAAATCACCGGTCTGGAAATGTACTTTATAGATGACAAGCAGGACGCTTTAGACAAAGCAAAGAAAAACGTTTCGGCGTGCGGTCTGGACAATAAGGAACATTTTACAAAAGCCGATGTATGCGATCTGCCCTTTGAAGACGGCTTTGCCGATCTCATCGTCAGCCGCGGCTCCCTGTGGTTCTGGGATGATCAGATTAAAGGTCTGCAACAGATTCATCGGGTTTTAAAGTTCGGTGGGATCGCGTTTGTTGGCGGCGGTTTGGGACGGTATTGTCCCTCTTCCATGCGAATGCGCCTGAAAGGGAAAGGGCGCAAAAAAATGGAAAAACAGGGAAAGGGCAATTTCCTGAAAGGTGCTGGGCTCAGATCGTTGTTGGAAAAAACAGGGTTGGATGGGTGCCGGGCAATATCAGATGTTGAGGGTGAAGATGAGACTTGGATCGAGATCCGAAAATAG
- a CDS encoding ABC transporter substrate-binding protein: MAKILLHCPLNISRSLVQMMEDFCRGFTEKHNIEVTIDTQPHRPSEKSMFEACVEMDQMPDLTVGHVDDFADLPAGYLAEHFQSIPGRFPIRKELADMGWSDNNGYFHPFVVIPFAIFYNQNVLKENDIPRVWEDLLDERWAGKILMPDEFRIVSLVVKTFMNADFPNRCDKMKTNFVHQGSPMEVITAVDEGRYPIGITNIAFARISKQKNTRIIWPADGLFCMPQVMVWGRNAAEPLFEIGEFLMSPQVQTYLSLQSFVPAAPDIPMHELVTNNQCNLRWKGWDSFLAALKGRRAAV, from the coding sequence ATGGCAAAAATTTTGCTCCACTGCCCACTTAACATCAGCCGGTCTTTAGTTCAGATGATGGAAGACTTTTGCCGGGGATTCACAGAGAAACACAACATTGAGGTAACCATTGACACCCAGCCCCACCGCCCTTCGGAAAAGAGTATGTTTGAGGCTTGTGTGGAAATGGATCAGATGCCCGATTTAACGGTGGGGCATGTCGATGACTTTGCGGACCTGCCGGCAGGTTACCTGGCCGAGCATTTTCAATCCATTCCCGGTAGGTTTCCCATCAGAAAAGAACTTGCAGATATGGGGTGGAGCGATAACAATGGCTATTTTCATCCGTTTGTGGTCATCCCCTTTGCTATTTTTTACAATCAAAACGTTCTTAAAGAAAATGATATTCCTCGAGTATGGGAGGATTTGCTTGATGAACGTTGGGCCGGCAAGATTCTGATGCCCGATGAATTCCGCATTGTATCCCTGGTTGTTAAAACGTTTATGAACGCGGATTTTCCGAATCGATGCGATAAAATGAAGACCAATTTCGTTCACCAGGGAAGTCCCATGGAAGTGATTACGGCCGTGGATGAAGGCCGCTATCCCATCGGCATTACCAATATTGCCTTTGCCCGCATTTCTAAACAGAAAAATACCCGTATCATATGGCCGGCAGATGGCCTTTTTTGTATGCCCCAGGTCATGGTTTGGGGGCGTAACGCCGCGGAACCGCTGTTTGAAATCGGAGAATTTCTCATGTCCCCTCAGGTCCAGACCTACCTCTCCCTTCAAAGTTTTGTGCCTGCTGCACCGGACATCCCCATGCATGAGCTTGTAACGAACAACCAATGCAATCTGCGCTGGAAGGGATGGGACTCTTTTCTGGCAGCATTGAAGGGGAGGCGGGCAGCCGTTTGA
- a CDS encoding ATP-binding cassette domain-containing protein, which yields MKLRMISVLGGLDKDSNPESIRRVDIQPGEVVAVVGPTGSGKTQLISDIEQYTDGQPPAERTILINGLEPGSDGPDKNFRHLMAEVSQKMNFVIDSSVQSFLHRHASVRGVVDVDRIVADVFELTNELAGEPISMTDNLTLLSGGQARALMVADVALISNAPVVLIDEIENAGIDRLKALKILKGQGKIVLVVTHDLMLTLMADRRIVMKNGGMCKLHRRTRDEMRIAGELAAIEADISKLRDLVRSGDSIEQSKNNKEKTVLWQKFCSTAHLTSAGL from the coding sequence ATGAAACTGCGGATGATAAGTGTCCTGGGTGGACTGGATAAGGATTCAAACCCCGAAAGCATCCGGCGCGTGGATATTCAGCCCGGAGAGGTTGTCGCGGTCGTCGGCCCTACCGGATCAGGAAAGACCCAGCTGATATCCGATATTGAACAATATACGGACGGGCAACCCCCTGCAGAACGAACCATCCTGATAAACGGCCTTGAACCGGGCAGCGATGGTCCGGATAAAAATTTCAGACACCTGATGGCAGAGGTTTCACAAAAAATGAACTTTGTGATTGATTCCTCTGTTCAATCGTTTTTACACAGGCACGCCAGTGTACGCGGCGTTGTGGATGTTGACCGGATTGTTGCTGATGTGTTTGAGCTGACCAACGAACTGGCCGGCGAGCCCATATCCATGACGGACAATCTGACCCTGTTGAGCGGCGGGCAGGCCAGAGCCCTGATGGTGGCGGATGTGGCGCTGATCAGTAATGCGCCGGTGGTGCTCATCGATGAAATCGAAAATGCCGGTATCGACAGGCTCAAGGCCCTTAAAATTTTGAAAGGGCAGGGCAAGATTGTACTGGTTGTGACCCATGATTTGATGCTCACCTTGATGGCGGATCGCAGGATCGTTATGAAAAACGGCGGTATGTGCAAGCTTCACCGGCGAACCCGGGACGAGATGAGAATAGCCGGCGAGTTGGCCGCCATTGAAGCCGATATTTCCAAGTTGCGTGATTTGGTCAGAAGCGGTGATTCCATTGAACAATCGAAAAACAATAAGGAGAAAACGGTCCTATGGCAAAAATTTTGCTCCACTGCCCACTTAACATCAGCCGGTCTTTAG